TCATGATACTCTGTGGGAACCAGTGACAGATCCGCTGGGGAAATCGTCATGTCAGGCGGAGGAGAACTAGACGACATGAGAGGTGACTTTAGACAGTTAAATGGTTAAAAAAGACTCAACTCTCAATGCGGCGGTATATCCAGTGGATATGAGGGATATGTAATACGAGCCAGGGAAAACCAAGGATTATAGGAACACTAGAAATTCTGAACAGATAAAACTCAATTTCCACAGTGATTGCAAGAAACTAAACAGGTGGTGAGTGATGGTGGTCAATTGGTAACTGGTAATGTGAGTCATGGAGGATTTTCTTTGACAGTACGGACGACTCCTGCCTCTACTGGTGGGCTCTGTCTTGTGGTCGAACAGGGCAAGTAGCAATGAAATTATTATTAGCACTGCAATAGATGCACTCGTTTGCTCTCAAGCGATGAAGATGTTCCTCTCGAGTTAGTATGGTccgacattacattacattacattacattacattacggtcattttgcagacgcttttaaccaaagcgacttacaataagtgcgttcaacattggtaggcaaaagaacttcaggtcacaagaaatcacaagtgcatttccttccaataccaaacagctaagagcaaaactagtgctagagtaagtgcgataaccaaccagcctctcaccaactgcacaccagtcacagcggggtggggatgcaaaccctggttcgggtggGGAAGAcctaaaagaggtaagaaaagcaggaatgggatgcaaaccctggttcgggtaggggaagaaataaaagaggtaagaaaagcaggactgggattcaaaccctggttcgggtagggggtaatgaaaatatagagggtgccagtggtggaggaaacaataagtgcataaggaactaggacggcgcaggtgctgtcctaagagggcggatcagggtagtttttcttgaagaggtgggttttcagcctacggcgaaagatgggcagcgactcagctgtcctgatatcagtcgggagatcgttccaccatcggggtgccagaacagagaaaagccgtgaccgtgtcgatcgtgcgcagggacccctgagtgacggggcagccaggcgcctggtggccgcagagcgaagtgggcgggtgggggtgtagggcttgaccatagcctggaggtatgaaggagctgttccttccactgccctgtaggctagcaccagagtcttaaactggatgcgagcagctacagggagccagtgtagagagcggagaaggggagtggtgtgggagaacttggggaggttgaacaccagacgagcagcagctttctgaaccagctccagaagtctgatggcagaagccggggcgccagcaaggagtcCGACCCACCTGCATTGGCTCAGAAGAATCTCCAGTCGaagaagataaaagaaaaaaggaagaatgtCAATAAAGTGTTGTTGGAAGAGAGCTAATGCCCAGTCAAGTGCTCTCCCCTGTAGTAGGGCTATGATGAAGGAGATCTTAGTGGAGTCCGTGGAGAAAGAGTGGGAGGAATGGGCAAAAGCTGGCGAACACTGGAGCAGGAAACCTCTGAATTTGCTGATATCTACTGGTCTGGGGTGGGGAAAAACTTTCTGGAGACATGCCTGAAGAAGAATCAGACAAATGATCGTGAGTATCTTAACAGGTCAAAGACTTGGTTGAGATGTTGGTTATTTGCATCTTGTCGCTTGTTCAAACACCACAGAGCCCTCTCATGCTCCCCGAGCATGACTCCCTGGTTGGACAGGGCTGACCGAAAGGTGTCTGGTGAGTCCATTTTTTTGGCCAGAACTCGCCGCCTGAAAAAGCAGAAACTGAACACTAAGAGAATCGGAATAGTTTGAATTTATTAATATGTGGAATGAGGGCTGAATCCGGGAGGAGAAACTTTCTGGTTACATACTTTAAATGGTATTTCCTTGGGTTCttgtactacagtgaggaaccttggagttatttttgaccagaatttattatttgacgcacatataaaacaggtttcttggactgccttctttcatcttcgtaatattgttaaaatcaagAACATTTTATCTCAGAGTGATACAGAAAAACTgttccatgcatttgttacttcaggattggactactgtaattctttattattgggctgtcccacatattctctgaaaagccttcagctgatccaaaatgctgcagccagagttctgatgagaactaacagcagagatcagatttctccagttttagcttctcttcattggctccctgttaaattcagaatagaatgtaagattcttctcctcacatataaagctcttaatgaccgagctccatcatatcttaaagggacactatgtaatttcttcccccatctagtggtgcaattttattttgcaaagttgaacgaatttgctctctagcgcctcacgttttcaaatgtgcgctgcaacttcttgaactacggcaagcggaatgtgtcaagattcaagaagctatagcttcagactcaaggtccatacaaacaaaaagaaatcaagacacacagtacaaaggattatataacacacatacaacaacactatgaatacagatgacagataacatgtcagataacataatatctcctttggtgtgcaagcaatgcaattagtcatatgggagttaccggaagtgacgtcgacgcagcgttagcattagcctgcgttagcaacaggagcattagcagcggtaaataaactcctggtaaacttacaaactttctaatgcctcgttttgtgagttaagagcctatgtgtactacggcagaagtttggtaacaatcaatgcattattagtgggataatttacgagaaaaaatctatttagcattttttttttttttttaactttattagtaaatcaacaaaataacagtttacaaatgtgagcataacgccaaaaagaagatagccagggggagcacaggaataataataaaaagaagaagatgatgcacttacaaaaagaaagctaatgaacacaaagacatatgtgccaaggaataaaatctatttagcattagcggctgtaataagccatttggcggaaatgacgtcacaatgacgtcatttctgcttgtaggcctggtggggaaatcgcgattcgaagtgctttctGTCCCTCttggcacttcgtcatttttcatagagcggaaggacatggcagcctccatagagcttacctgctctatgtagatacagacaagttattcttcactcaggatgataagtgagatttttgacagagatcattttacaccaatgaggactaacttatgaatgaatatgttgatttgagctaataaatgacttaatttattacatagtgtccctttaaagatctcattataagatattttcctaacagagcacttcgttcccaaactgcaggtttacttgtggttcccagagtttctaaaagtagaatgggaggcagagccttcagttatcaggcccctctctgtggaaccagctgccagtttgggaggcggagccttcatttatcaggcccctctctgtggaaccagctgccagtttgggaggcagagccttcagttatcaggcccctctctgtggaaccagctgccagtttgggaggcagagccttcagttatcaggcccctctctgtggaaccagctgcctgtttgggaggcagagccttcagttatcaggcccctctctgtggaaccagctgccagtttgggaggcggagccttcatttatcaggcccctctctgtggaaccagctgccagtttgggagttggagccttcagttatcaggcccctctctgtggaaccagctgccagtttgggaggcagagccttcagttatcaggcccctctctgtggaaccagctgccagtttgggagtcggagccttcagttatcaggcccctctctgtggaaccagctgccagtttgggaggcggagccttcagttatcaggcccctctctgtggaattagctgccagtttgggagtcggagccttcagttatcaggcccctctctgtggaaccagctgccagtttgggaggcagaaccttcagttatcaagccCCTCTCTGGGGGAGCTCCAATGATGCACCTCTCATCAAGGGTCTGAAACGGTCTGTAAAGTGGTTTTAGGGTAAATAATGAGAAGACTGGGACAAAAAAGCATCAAAAAGGTCAAAACCTACAAAGTCAGTATGTTGTAAATACCTGACGTCCACACCCACAGCTTCTACAGGGACACTAAAGCTGACCCCAAAATAAATGGCCAAATGAAAAGTGGACTTTCAAAGCAGATGGGAGGCAGAGTTTCTGTTTGTCCATGTTGGAGGTAAACCTGTGTGCCATGTTTGTTTGTCCAGACTTCTAAATGACTTCTTTTCCCTGCTGCTGGGGTCGTGCTGGCGGCCAGCTCCAAATCACATGGATCACTTCCCATTTTTTGCCTCAGTGCCTGTCAGACATATTGAGAAGTTGAGGCAGAATCTGTGCCCCTGTTGcagctgctttctgttgctgctgcagaggcgcttacatgcacacacagagcagAAGGAAGAACATTTCAGAATAACACCAGGCTGAAAGAAGAGAGCAGAAGAGACGCTCATGTTGATCTGAACATTAGAGAAACACATCATGGAGCTGAAATATGATACTGCTTCATCATTTGGGCTGTTCACCTCAGCTGCCAcattcagcagcagacaggttTTTGTATCAGTCTCACTCACTGTGTGGAGGATGGTGGCCCTACTACCACATCTTTGGCTCTGGAACTAAACTGTTTGTAACAGGTAAtaacaaacatttcttttccttcagttgttTTATTGTAGAAGCTCAAATGTGTTTAAagtcagtttctgctgcttcagGCTTTACATGTTAGTTTGTTCATCATTAGCAGAGAATTCATCCTGCAGCCATTGTTCCAGAAGAAAAGCTCAATCATTTCTGAAAACATGTTGAAATCTCACTGAACAGCTAAACTTATTCTTTATTTCTGCAAATATTAGTGATGTTCCAAAGATTTAGGATTTGATCGTCTCAGGGATTCGgtcacatctgtttttttttttttaatgtttttcattATTCAGTTAAAAATGTTTCTGAAATATATTTCATGTCAAAATCATTAGAAGATAATAAtgaattattttgaaatgttcCATTTGTTCCTCTTATTTTCTTTAGATATGTCCAAACATGAaaaatttgaaatttaaaataaattttattttaatttattatttaaacaggtttaaagTGGATGAAAACTGATCAATAATGGAACTGGAGTAAACAGCTGTTAATGAACCTTCAGAGAAAACATTGGTGGACATATAACGCCTCAAACTCACTTggtcttcttttcctttctgataTAAATCTAAATAGTAAAGGAGAAAATCTGTTTTACAAAGTAATTGGAGGCGAATATGAAGTCTGACTTAAAGGCCGTATTTGACTTTAACATTAAAGCAGAACGCTCCTGTTAAAGTTCGACATGTTTTCTATCACATTTGGGATTAAAGTTGCACCTGTTTGTACAGTTCAGTTGTATTTGTTTAAATCTCAGGAACAACTGAACTTAACTGTTAGTGATGTCACAGATATTTAGttatttggtttggtttggtttggtttatttATGGATATAGGAAGACAATGGGTATCTAAGGGATTACATGTAAAAGCGTAAAACACTTATTTCCAACATGGTCCCTGATGGGAAATGACAAGACATACAACACATGCAACAGATATCACATATACTCGTATACAATCACATTCCTAAGTCACCTAATTCTCTACTTTATTCCACAAAAAACCTCTAACTCTTTGTTTAAAAACCCTTTTTGTTTCTGACTCTTTAATATTTAGTGGAAGGCTATTCCATAGCATAATCCCTGTATAAAAGAAAGAGTTACGTGCTGCGCTCTTTGCAGATGGTACCTTACAGGAGCGGACACTGGCTCTTGTTTCATGGGCATGTTGAGTATGCACCATTACAATTTGGGATCCCAAATACTTAGGGGCTAACCCATTGATGATGTTGAACATATGATTCAATTTTAGCTGTTCCACCCTTAGCTTTACCGGCAGAAAGTCCACTATTGATCATCTCAGTGATTCTGTTGGGTTGATATTTATTACAGGAGATTTGATGTTAAATATTAGTTTTCTATCtgtgtgcttctgtgttttaaatcagtttgAACTCAAAATAAGTCCATGAAACAGTTACACGCTCAGATGTTCATCTTTTTCAGACTAAATATTGTTTtggaaaagaagctaaaaaagaagtgaaaataACTGAATATGAAACCATGTTTGAAGGAGATTTTGAGCatatttcagtcagtaagtTCAATTCTGACAGACGATATGAGGCAACTTATTAAAGCACATACGCTTCTGTTTGTATGTTTCAAGACTGATGAACAGAATGGAAAAATCAGAAGAAAAGCTTCATATTAAGAAATAAGTTtgattaaaagaagaaaagtattTGGATGTAAATGTGTAACACATGTCAAACATGtcctttaaaatgaaatcattACATCATCATTAGTGTGGTCAGAGATGTGATGGTTATAAATCTACGGAGACTTTTACACACATGaactctttgttgtttttgtctttattcagAAAAGTTTCAACTGGCTGAAAAATCCTTCCAAAAATCTGATTTGCTGTTTTCTGGTGATGAGACCAAAGTAAATGTTGGTCAGAAGGACATTTgcctccatccattttctacagccGCTCCATCCTATTCAGGGGTGgaggggctggagtctatcccagctgccactgggccAGAGGTGGGGGCCACCCTGGGTGGGTccccagttcatcacagggccacacagataGATGATATTAAAGGCTCTTACGTAATATTTCACTTCAAAGAGCAATAAAAGATGAAAGCAGTTGTAtaataattcagttttattgtaataaAGCACGTGCACCTGTTCCACATGGTGACATGAGGTGATGAGTGTGTCTGATATGAAGGTGAATACAGTGCATGCAGGGAACTTTGTGCTGTACTGATGAGTAGTTCAGGGATCAGAGTCCATGTAGTTTCCAGGATCAGACTGAATGCAGCGCAGTgctggaagctgctgctgactgtgtgaatgtgtgtgtgtgctgcttgtTGCTGCTGTCCAACTCCAGATGAGCAGGTGGTGAAGCCCGTGGTGAGCGTGTACCCAGCAGCATCCAGAGTCCACCTGGAGGGGAGGAGCTCCCTGCTGTGTCTGGCCTCAGGcatgtttcctcctctggtCCGCTTCTCctggaaaagacagaagaagaacGGTGGTCTGGAGCAGCTGGAGCTCAGAGAGTCGGGACGCACCGCCTCCATCAGGATTGTTGATCGTGATCCTCTCCACACGTATAAATACAGCTGCTCCGTGGAGCACGAGGGGGGCCGAGTGGAGGCCCAAACACAACAAGGTAACCAAGGCTCGGTGACTGTGTTCAGCAGGGATTCAGCTTCATGTGGAGACGCTGtcagagagagcagaggagcagaggagcagaggaCGGACATTTCTCACTGCAACTTCAAACATTTGactctttttctgtttcagacGTTTCTCCttggcttattcagaggctCCAGAACCAAGTGAAGCTGCTGTGCCTGCTGTACACGCTGCTGATAGTGAAGAGTCTGGTGTGCTGCTGTGGACTCTCTCTGCTGATGATCCTCAGAAACAAGGGAGCGTCCACCGGCTGCACACATGCTGACTGACTGTTTTCTGCTGGCCTTTTCTCACCATCACATCTCATCCGTTCATCTGGTTCATCACTTTGATCAGCGTTCACCAACCTTACTCAGGATGTGTGGGAGAAACTAAATGAAGCTGAATTATCAGCTGCCTTGTAGATGTTTCAGCATTTAAcaacatttctctctttttaataTTCTGTATGTGCACAGTGTGTTTGCTTCTTCACATTTATTCACTTCAACATTCTCAATAAAGTGGAAAATAaccttgttgttgtttgtttctctgcttGTTTACAGGTTAGGTATGTTGACAGCCTTTTGACTGTGGTGTTAAGTCTCTTCCTCTCATTTCATTTGCTCTCTTTATTCCTCTCTTACCctgtgaataaatgaataagtgaCTGAGCTCCGTTCAGCTGTGTGGGTGGAGGGCTCAGTGGTAAAAAGGTTTCCAGGAAGCAGAGAAAAGACAAACAGCAGAGAGGGGGGTTGATGAGTGTGTGCAGCAGCAGATATGAATCTGTTCTCAGTGGTTATTAGGACAGAAAAACCTGCTGACAGACACTCAGACTgcctttgctgcagctgtgtggGTTCCTGCTCTGCGGCCTCCACACCGTTAGCTGTGGCTTTTCACCTTAATAACACAATGACAGTTACAGCCATCCACTGAGCTGAGAAAATCATTCCAGGAAGCATCTGTGTCCTTCATCTGTGAGAGAAACAGCTCGAATCATGAAGCCAGAGCTGAGAAA
The sequence above is drawn from the Odontesthes bonariensis isolate fOdoBon6 chromosome 14, fOdoBon6.hap1, whole genome shotgun sequence genome and encodes:
- the LOC142398566 gene encoding immunoglobulin lambda-1 light chain-like, with product MILLHHLGCSAQLPHSAADRFLYHSHSLCGEGYGYLIFGSGTKLFVTDEQVVKPVVSVYPAASRVHLEGRSSLLCLASGMFPPLVRFSWKRQKKNGGLEQLELRESGRTASIRIVDRDPLHTYKYSCSVEHEGGRVEAQTQQDVSPWLIQRLQNQVKLLCLLYTLLIVKSLVCCCGLSLLMILRNKGASTGCTHAD